One window of Halopseudomonas maritima genomic DNA carries:
- a CDS encoding RidA family protein has translation MAIQRLHTNHRMSQIVIHQNTVYLAGQVAADDDLTKGAAEQTRSTLAEIEKLLAEAGTDKTRILSVTIYLKDIDADFEAMNGVWDQWLPAGTAPARATVEAKLCEPEILVEMSVVAALP, from the coding sequence ATGGCCATCCAGCGTCTGCACACTAACCACCGCATGAGTCAGATCGTGATTCACCAGAACACGGTCTATCTTGCCGGTCAGGTTGCCGCCGATGACGACCTCACCAAAGGCGCCGCCGAGCAGACCCGCAGCACCCTCGCAGAGATCGAGAAGCTGCTGGCCGAAGCCGGTACCGACAAGACCAGGATCCTGTCGGTGACCATCTACCTGAAAGACATCGACGCCGACTTTGAAGCCATGAACGGTGTTTGGGATCAGTGGCTGCCGGCTGGCACCGCACCGGCCCGCGCCACCGTTGAAGCCAAGCTGTGCGAGCCGGAGATTCTGGTCGAGATGTCGGTCGTCGCTGCACTGCCCTGA
- a CDS encoding ribonuclease J — translation MRARFDQLHRQPGPWFVALGGAGMFGANFYLYGSAGEWIAVDCGFALNPTPSGRNAVSVPSLAALERYDITLSAILITHGHEDHIGAIPHLWRALECPIYASPFAARLIRAKLDPGLTWPRLQEIRPLEPIGIGAFQAEWIPVTHSIPESHAIVLEVAGKRLYHSGDWKLDNHPVVGELTAQARLQQLGRDGIDVVVGDSTNAPVSGASRSEATVQNGLQDAIRPCRQRVIVTCFASNLARLHSLADIAFDCGRYAALLGRSLTHMHSIGRAQGYLRARPGYIGPWELGHLPREQQLWVCTGSQGEPGAALGRLAAGSHPHLSLEPGDTVIFSSRLIPGNEAALERIKQGLKEQGVELIDDDLQPQVHASGHPPQDDLRQLYGWLKARYLLPVHGELYHQQAHMALGRELGLGGLIPGNGDLIDLSAQPAKVAELPWGLVEV, via the coding sequence ATGCGCGCCCGCTTCGACCAACTCCACCGCCAGCCAGGCCCCTGGTTTGTGGCCTTGGGCGGCGCGGGTATGTTCGGCGCCAACTTCTATCTGTATGGTTCGGCCGGCGAGTGGATTGCGGTAGATTGCGGCTTTGCCCTGAACCCGACACCCAGCGGTCGCAACGCCGTCTCGGTGCCCAGTCTGGCCGCGCTGGAACGCTATGACATCACGCTGTCGGCGATTCTCATCACCCACGGTCACGAAGACCACATCGGCGCTATTCCACACCTCTGGCGCGCGCTGGAGTGCCCGATCTACGCCAGCCCCTTTGCCGCCAGGCTGATTCGCGCCAAGCTAGACCCGGGCCTGACCTGGCCGCGTTTGCAGGAGATTCGTCCGCTTGAGCCCATCGGCATCGGCGCGTTTCAGGCCGAATGGATTCCGGTCACCCACTCGATCCCCGAGTCCCATGCCATCGTGCTGGAGGTCGCCGGCAAACGCCTGTACCACAGCGGCGACTGGAAGCTGGACAACCATCCGGTGGTTGGCGAGCTGACCGCGCAGGCACGCCTGCAGCAGCTGGGACGTGACGGCATTGACGTTGTCGTTGGCGACTCGACCAACGCCCCGGTGTCCGGCGCCAGCCGGTCTGAGGCCACCGTGCAAAACGGTCTGCAGGATGCTATCCGGCCCTGTCGCCAGCGCGTTATCGTCACCTGTTTTGCCAGCAATCTGGCGCGCCTGCACAGCCTGGCGGATATCGCCTTCGACTGCGGGCGCTATGCTGCGCTGCTGGGCCGCAGCCTCACCCACATGCACAGCATCGGGCGCGCTCAGGGCTACCTCCGCGCGCGACCCGGCTATATCGGCCCATGGGAACTGGGCCATCTGCCGCGCGAGCAGCAGCTGTGGGTGTGCACCGGCAGTCAGGGCGAACCGGGCGCGGCGCTGGGCCGGTTGGCCGCTGGCAGCCATCCGCACCTGAGCCTGGAGCCGGGCGATACCGTCATCTTCTCCTCGCGCCTGATCCCCGGCAACGAGGCGGCGCTGGAGCGCATCAAGCAGGGTCTGAAAGAGCAGGGCGTCGAGCTGATCGACGACGACCTGCAGCCCCAGGTGCACGCCTCCGGCCATCCCCCGCAGGACGACCTGCGCCAGCTGTACGGCTGGCTCAAGGCCCGCTACCTGCTGCCGGTCCACGGCGAGCTTTATCACCAGCAGGCGCATATGGCGCTGGGCCGCGAACTGGGACTGGGCGGCCTGATCCCCGGCAACGGCGACCTGATCGACCTCAGCGCACAGCCGGCCAAGGTGGCAGAGCTGCCGTGGGGGCTGGTAGAGGTTTAG
- the alr gene encoding alanine racemase: MRPAHALIDLSALRHNYQLAKSLSGCRAFAVIKANAYGHGAVRCAEALQGSADAFAVACIEEALELRAAGIRQPILLLEGWFEAEELPLLAEHDLWAVLHHEEQLLQLQEATLSRPLHIWLKLDSGMHRVGFSPDEYASVWQRLATLPQVASLSKITHFSRADEPETGRTEQQLATFAAATAGLEGAASLCNSPGILAWPQAHHDWLRPGIMLYGATPFEFAQENAAKLRPVMQLTSRIIAVRELPAGEPIGYGSRFITPRSTRVGVVAMGYADGYPRHAKDGTPVLVDGQRTRLIGRVSMDMLTVDLTDLPASGLGSAVTLWGDGLNASEVARWADSIPYQLFCNLNRVPRHYRD, translated from the coding sequence ATGCGCCCAGCCCACGCCCTGATCGACCTGTCTGCCCTGCGCCACAACTACCAACTGGCCAAATCCCTATCCGGTTGCCGCGCCTTTGCGGTGATCAAGGCCAATGCCTACGGGCACGGCGCCGTGCGCTGCGCCGAGGCCTTGCAGGGTAGCGCCGACGCCTTTGCCGTGGCCTGCATAGAGGAGGCACTGGAGCTGCGGGCCGCCGGCATCCGCCAGCCGATCCTGCTGCTGGAGGGCTGGTTCGAGGCCGAGGAGCTGCCACTGCTGGCCGAGCACGACCTCTGGGCCGTGCTGCACCATGAAGAGCAACTGCTGCAGCTGCAGGAGGCCACCCTTAGCCGCCCACTGCACATCTGGTTGAAACTCGACAGCGGCATGCACCGCGTCGGCTTCAGCCCCGATGAATACGCCAGCGTCTGGCAGCGTCTGGCCACCCTGCCGCAGGTGGCCAGCTTGAGCAAGATCACCCACTTCTCCCGCGCCGACGAGCCCGAAACCGGGCGGACCGAACAACAACTGGCCACCTTTGCCGCCGCCACCGCCGGCCTTGAGGGCGCAGCCAGTCTGTGCAACTCACCCGGCATCCTGGCCTGGCCGCAAGCCCATCACGACTGGCTGCGCCCTGGCATCATGCTGTATGGCGCCACGCCGTTTGAGTTCGCGCAGGAGAACGCCGCCAAGCTGCGCCCGGTGATGCAGCTGACCTCACGCATCATCGCCGTGCGCGAGCTGCCGGCCGGAGAGCCCATCGGCTACGGCTCGCGCTTTATCACCCCCCGGTCGACCCGGGTTGGCGTGGTTGCCATGGGTTACGCCGATGGCTACCCGCGCCACGCCAAAGACGGCACGCCAGTGCTGGTCGACGGCCAGCGCACGCGGCTGATTGGTCGAGTGTCGATGGACATGCTGACGGTTGACCTGACCGACCTGCCCGCCAGCGGCCTGGGTAGCGCAGTTACCCTCTGGGGCGACGGCCTGAACGCCAGCGAAGTCGCCCGCTGGGCCGACAGCATTCCCTATCAGCTGTTCTGCAACCTGAACCGCGTACCCCGTCACTATCGAGACTGA
- a CDS encoding N-acetylmuramoyl-L-alanine amidase: MLIRYRLVLAALSALLLAGCSTSPSINTRYQAKSQDSRVQYVVLHYTSSGFERSLFTLTQRDVSSHYLISDGEPVIYQLVDENRRAWHAGDSSWQGRTWLNANSIGIELVQPGYTDTATCRQWHPWQQPQIDALIDLLKDIQQRHQLPPDAFIGHSDVAPQRKVDPGPLFPWAQLEAAGLAARADPQRTDVMRHWLMGRTPSVAWFQQGLQRWGYAVPSHGSLDEATRNVIAAFQMRFRPARFDGLPDSETAALLAALVPEQGRALLNDPTPQWYQPDQAQLSPRLPPCTAAD; this comes from the coding sequence ATGCTGATCCGATACCGCCTGGTTCTGGCCGCCCTGTCAGCCTTGCTGCTCGCCGGCTGTAGCACGTCTCCCAGCATCAACACCCGCTACCAGGCCAAAAGCCAGGACAGCCGCGTGCAGTACGTGGTACTGCATTACACCTCGTCCGGTTTCGAACGCTCACTCTTCACCCTGACCCAGCGCGATGTCAGCAGTCATTACCTGATCAGCGACGGTGAGCCGGTGATCTATCAGCTGGTGGATGAAAACCGCCGCGCCTGGCACGCCGGCGACAGCAGCTGGCAGGGCCGCACCTGGCTGAACGCCAACTCGATTGGCATCGAGCTGGTACAGCCCGGCTACACCGACACCGCAACCTGCCGCCAGTGGCACCCCTGGCAGCAGCCGCAGATCGACGCGTTAATCGATCTGCTCAAGGACATCCAGCAACGCCACCAGCTACCACCGGACGCCTTCATCGGCCACAGCGACGTCGCGCCACAGCGCAAGGTCGACCCCGGCCCGCTGTTTCCGTGGGCGCAACTGGAAGCGGCGGGCCTAGCCGCCCGCGCTGATCCGCAGCGCACCGACGTGATGCGCCACTGGCTGATGGGCCGCACACCCTCGGTGGCCTGGTTCCAGCAAGGACTGCAGCGCTGGGGCTACGCCGTACCGAGCCACGGCAGCCTGGATGAGGCCACCCGCAACGTGATCGCCGCTTTCCAGATGCGCTTTCGCCCAGCGCGCTTTGACGGGCTACCCGACAGCGAGACAGCCGCGCTGCTGGCCGCGCTGGTACCAGAGCAGGGCCGCGCACTGCTCAACGATCCCACGCCCCAGTGGTATCAGCCGGATCAGGCTCAGCTCAGCCCGCGCCTGCCACCCTGCACCGCCGCGGACTGA
- a CDS encoding nucleoside recognition domain-containing protein, whose translation MLNWIWLGFFISAFAAALWQWLGLGDAEVFSRLVTALFDMARLSVDIILVLVGTMTLWLGFLNIAEKAGLINQLARLLTPLFRRLMPEVPAGHPALGHITMNFAANVLGLDNAATPIGIKAMHSLQSLNPSKDTASNAQILFMVLNTSSLTLLPITIFMYRAQQGASDPTEVFLPILLATSASSLVGLLSVALIQRLRLWDPVVLAYLAGGAVALGLLLTTLAGLSAEALAATSTLVGNLTLFGIVIAFLLIAALRKVNVYDSFIEGAKQGFEVTISLLPFLVAMLVAVGVLRASGVLDALLDGIRWLVEGLGWDTRFIDALPTAFIKPLSGSGSRAMMIETMNTFGVDSFPAQLAATFQGSTETTFYVLAVYFGAIGISRVRHALGCALLADLAGMLTAIGVCYWFFG comes from the coding sequence ATGCTGAACTGGATCTGGCTCGGCTTTTTCATCAGCGCTTTTGCTGCCGCACTCTGGCAATGGCTAGGGCTGGGCGACGCCGAGGTGTTCAGCCGTCTGGTCACCGCGCTGTTCGATATGGCACGGCTTAGTGTGGACATCATTCTGGTGCTGGTCGGCACCATGACCCTGTGGCTCGGCTTTCTCAACATTGCCGAGAAGGCGGGGCTGATCAATCAGTTGGCCCGCCTGCTCACACCGCTGTTTCGCCGCCTGATGCCGGAGGTGCCAGCAGGGCACCCGGCGCTGGGGCACATCACCATGAACTTCGCCGCCAATGTGCTTGGTCTGGACAACGCCGCCACACCCATCGGCATCAAGGCCATGCACTCGCTACAGAGCCTCAACCCGAGCAAGGACACCGCCAGCAACGCGCAGATCCTGTTCATGGTGCTCAACACCTCGTCGCTGACGTTGCTGCCGATCACCATCTTCATGTACCGCGCGCAGCAGGGCGCCAGCGACCCGACCGAAGTGTTCCTGCCGATCCTGCTGGCTACCAGTGCCTCCAGTCTGGTTGGCCTGCTGAGCGTCGCGCTGATTCAGCGCCTGCGGCTCTGGGACCCGGTGGTGCTGGCGTATCTGGCGGGCGGCGCCGTCGCCCTCGGGCTGTTGCTGACCACCCTGGCTGGCCTGTCGGCCGAGGCGCTGGCAGCCACTTCTACACTGGTCGGCAACCTCACTCTGTTCGGCATTGTCATCGCCTTTTTGCTGATCGCCGCGCTGCGCAAGGTGAACGTCTACGACAGCTTTATCGAAGGGGCCAAACAGGGCTTTGAGGTCACCATCTCGCTGCTGCCGTTTCTGGTCGCCATGCTGGTGGCCGTCGGCGTGCTGCGCGCCAGCGGCGTGCTGGATGCACTGCTCGACGGCATCCGCTGGCTGGTCGAAGGGCTGGGTTGGGACACCCGCTTTATCGACGCCCTGCCAACCGCCTTCATCAAACCCCTGTCGGGCAGCGGCTCGCGCGCCATGATGATCGAAACCATGAACACCTTTGGCGTCGACAGCTTCCCGGCCCAGCTGGCCGCCACCTTCCAGGGCAGCACCGAAACCACCTTCTACGTGCTTGCCGTCTACTTCGGCGCCATCGGCATCAGCCGCGTGCGCCACGCGCTCGGCTGCGCGCTGCTGGCTGATCTGGCCGGTATGCTCACCGCCATTGGCGTCTGCTATTGGTTTTTTGGATAA
- a CDS encoding NAD(P)/FAD-dependent oxidoreductase yields the protein MLRSATHTHEHAPSYYAATANQQLGLPVLQGEEQADVCIVGGGFTGVNTALELAERGLSVVLLEAHQIGWGASGRNGGQLIRGVGHDVDRFEKQIGAEGVRSLKLMGIEAVEIVTERIARFNIDCDLTMGYCDLANKPAHMEGFLADREELQSLGYRHEMTLIEREQLHSVVGSDQYIGGMTDMGSGHLHPLNLVLGEAAAARQLGARLFEHSPVSRIEYGDTLTVHTATGRVRAKQLVLGCNAYMGQLNPKLGGTVIPAGSYVIATEPLGEERARSLIPQNMALCDQRVALDYYRLSADHRLLFGGACHYSGRDPADIAAYMRPKMLKVFPQLADVKVEFQWGGMIGIGANRLPQIGRLDEQPNVFYAQAYSGHGVNATHLAARLLAEAIATQASSGFDVFAKVPHLAFPGGQRLRAPLLAMGMLWERTKELF from the coding sequence ATGCTGCGCAGCGCAACCCATACCCACGAGCACGCCCCTTCTTATTACGCCGCCACCGCCAACCAGCAGCTCGGGCTGCCGGTTCTGCAGGGGGAGGAGCAGGCGGATGTCTGCATCGTTGGCGGCGGTTTTACCGGCGTTAACACGGCGCTGGAGCTGGCCGAGCGCGGGCTGTCGGTGGTGCTGCTGGAAGCGCATCAGATCGGCTGGGGCGCCAGCGGCCGTAATGGCGGTCAACTGATTCGCGGCGTTGGCCATGACGTTGACCGTTTCGAAAAGCAGATTGGCGCCGAGGGTGTGCGTAGCCTGAAGCTGATGGGTATCGAGGCGGTCGAGATCGTCACCGAGCGCATTGCGCGCTTCAATATCGACTGTGATCTGACCATGGGCTACTGCGATCTGGCCAACAAGCCAGCGCACATGGAAGGCTTTTTGGCTGATCGTGAAGAGCTGCAATCACTGGGTTATCGCCACGAGATGACGCTGATCGAGCGCGAGCAGCTGCACAGCGTGGTCGGCTCCGATCAGTATATCGGCGGCATGACCGATATGGGTTCCGGCCACCTGCACCCGCTTAATCTGGTGCTGGGCGAAGCCGCCGCTGCTCGTCAGCTCGGCGCTCGGCTGTTTGAACATTCGCCCGTCAGCCGCATTGAGTATGGCGACACCCTGACCGTACACACGGCCACCGGCCGGGTGCGGGCCAAGCAGCTGGTGCTGGGCTGCAATGCCTATATGGGGCAGCTCAACCCCAAGCTTGGCGGCACGGTGATTCCGGCCGGCAGTTATGTGATTGCCACCGAGCCGCTGGGCGAGGAGCGCGCGCGCAGCCTGATTCCGCAGAACATGGCGCTGTGTGACCAGCGGGTGGCGCTGGATTACTACCGCCTCTCGGCGGACCATCGCCTGCTGTTTGGCGGCGCCTGTCACTACTCCGGCCGTGACCCGGCGGACATTGCCGCCTACATGCGGCCGAAGATGCTCAAGGTGTTCCCGCAGCTGGCCGATGTGAAGGTCGAGTTCCAGTGGGGCGGCATGATCGGCATCGGCGCCAACCGCTTGCCGCAGATCGGCCGGCTCGATGAGCAGCCCAATGTATTCTACGCCCAGGCCTACTCCGGCCACGGCGTCAACGCCACCCACCTGGCAGCCCGCCTGCTCGCCGAAGCCATCGCCACCCAGGCCAGTAGCGGGTTTGATGTGTTCGCCAAGGTACCGCACCTGGCCTTCCCGGGCGGCCAGCGCTTGCGCGCGCCGCTGCTGGCGATGGGGATGCTGTGGGAGCGGACCAAGGAACTGTTTTAG
- a CDS encoding Lrp/AsnC ligand binding domain-containing protein: MKTRKASSRELDRIDRHILQLLQEEGRMSYVELGERVGLSTTPCMERVKRLEREKFILGYGARLNPQKLQANLLVFVEISLYSKSADIFDDFRRAATKLPHVLECHLVSGDFDYLIKARISEMASYRKLLGDILLRLPGVRESKSYIVMEELKETLALPIPESD, translated from the coding sequence ATGAAAACCAGAAAGGCCTCCAGTCGCGAGCTGGATCGCATCGACCGCCATATCCTGCAATTGCTGCAGGAAGAGGGGCGGATGTCCTATGTGGAGCTGGGCGAGCGTGTGGGGCTGTCTACCACGCCCTGTATGGAGCGCGTAAAGCGGCTGGAACGGGAGAAGTTCATCCTCGGTTACGGCGCGCGGCTCAACCCGCAGAAGCTGCAGGCCAACCTGCTGGTGTTTGTCGAGATCAGCCTGTATTCCAAGTCGGCCGATATCTTTGATGACTTTCGCCGTGCTGCGACCAAGCTGCCGCACGTGCTCGAATGTCATCTGGTCTCGGGCGACTTCGATTATCTGATCAAGGCGCGGATTTCCGAGATGGCGTCCTACCGCAAGCTGCTGGGCGATATTCTGCTGCGCCTGCCCGGCGTACGGGAGTCGAAAAGCTATATCGTGATGGAAGAGCTGAAAGAGACGCTGGCACTGCCGATTCCGGAGTCAGACTGA
- a CDS encoding D-amino acid dehydrogenase — MQVLILGSGVIGVTSAWYLARAGHQVTVVDRQPGAGLETSFGNAGMISPGYSAPWAAPGVPFKAVKWMLAKHPPLSIRPTSDPHQYRWMVQMLANCTAARYAVNKERMMRLAEYSRDCLMDLRSDSGVDYEHREQGTLQVFRTQKQMDAAAKDIAVLERCGVPYEVLDRDGCVRAEPGLAASAGKIIGGLRLPNDETGDCHLFTTRLAAKAAELGVEFRYNCAIAELLSDGAQINGVRLESGELLTADRYVLALGSFSPKLARPLGFDLPIYPVKGYSLTLPVANDAMAPVSTIMDETYKVAVTRFADRIRVGGMAELTGFDDSLKEKRRATLEMVVSDLFPQGGKVAEATFWTGFRPMTPDGTPIIGASSLRNLYFNTGHGTLGWTMSCGSSKLLADLLSGEKPALNAGDYSFDRYSNHKEHQHHGHPASAH, encoded by the coding sequence ATGCAGGTTCTCATCCTCGGTAGTGGCGTCATCGGCGTTACCAGCGCCTGGTATCTGGCCCGCGCCGGCCATCAGGTCACCGTGGTTGATCGCCAGCCTGGCGCCGGCCTGGAAACCAGCTTCGGCAACGCCGGCATGATTTCCCCCGGCTACTCTGCCCCGTGGGCCGCGCCGGGCGTGCCGTTCAAGGCGGTCAAGTGGATGCTGGCCAAGCACCCGCCGCTGTCCATCCGCCCGACCAGCGACCCGCACCAGTACCGCTGGATGGTACAGATGCTCGCTAACTGCACTGCAGCGCGCTACGCGGTCAACAAGGAACGCATGATGCGCCTGGCCGAATACAGCCGCGACTGCCTGATGGATCTGCGCAGCGACAGCGGCGTCGATTACGAACACCGTGAGCAGGGCACTCTGCAAGTATTCCGCACCCAGAAACAGATGGATGCCGCCGCCAAGGACATCGCCGTGCTGGAACGCTGCGGCGTGCCTTACGAAGTCCTCGACCGTGACGGCTGCGTGCGCGCCGAACCCGGCCTGGCCGCCAGTGCCGGCAAGATCATCGGCGGCCTGCGCCTGCCCAACGACGAAACCGGTGATTGCCACCTGTTCACCACCCGCCTGGCGGCCAAGGCTGCCGAGCTGGGCGTCGAATTCCGCTACAACTGTGCCATTGCAGAACTGCTCAGCGATGGCGCGCAGATCAACGGCGTGCGCCTGGAAAGCGGCGAACTGCTGACCGCCGACCGCTACGTGCTGGCCCTTGGCAGCTTCTCACCGAAACTGGCCCGCCCGCTCGGCTTCGACCTGCCGATCTACCCGGTCAAGGGTTACTCGCTGACCCTCCCGGTGGCCAACGATGCGATGGCGCCGGTTTCCACCATCATGGATGAAACCTACAAGGTCGCCGTTACCCGCTTTGCCGACCGCATCCGCGTGGGCGGCATGGCCGAGCTGACCGGCTTTGACGACAGCCTGAAAGAGAAGCGCCGCGCCACACTGGAAATGGTCGTCTCCGACCTGTTCCCGCAGGGCGGCAAGGTGGCCGAAGCCACCTTCTGGACCGGCTTTCGCCCGATGACCCCGGACGGCACGCCGATCATCGGCGCCAGCAGCCTGCGCAACCTGTATTTCAACACCGGGCACGGCACCCTCGGCTGGACCATGTCCTGCGGCTCCAGCAAACTGCTGGCCGACCTGCTGTCCGGTGAAAAGCCCGCACTGAACGCCGGCGATTACAGCTTTGACCGTTACTCCAACCACAAGGAACACCAGCACCATGGCCATCCAGCGTCTGCACACTAA
- a CDS encoding sensor domain-containing diguanylate cyclase, with translation MSDTQLSANGSHHDIEPDEQTELLKRGLVRVSIAAAGIDPLLDKRLNELRRALRAEAPVHLLGELLPDLERAVLAADQTRQQRAIETIKALQELIEQLHECDPPKEVARSLRELDRQLDEQADLPRLLPAWLAELQHLQRQTLQQEQPAAAGGLWSRLLGRKERAGQAAAADKQIDTADDTPLASAPAPEPPASVEAVPSGNISGEEQHFSQLAAHIESILLRLLSELQVLERQQNARDQLRDQVSKGLNWYELTAVLDSLCELVLGAQQSRQADFERYLQQLNQRLSQFQGNLEDAQSSYSGSLDAERELAGAIRGQVELINDNVRAADDLNTLKANVETRLNSLLDNIDEARALREQRDNEVAERLSTMVERIQVMELEAQTFRRHLEEQRQQAMVDTLTGLANRSGLQQRMDEEFERWQRYGGRLLLVVLDVDNFKSINDRFGHLAGDKVLRLIAQQLSRRLRKTDFIGRFGGEEFVILMPGISPEQGVVALEELREGIAGTPFHFKNEPVPVTISIGATEFLPNDSLDSTFDRADKAMYQAKEQGRNRVVHAANP, from the coding sequence ATGTCGGATACCCAGTTAAGCGCCAACGGCTCGCACCACGATATCGAGCCTGACGAGCAGACCGAGCTGCTCAAGCGTGGCCTGGTTCGCGTCAGCATTGCCGCCGCCGGCATCGATCCCTTGCTGGATAAACGACTAAACGAGCTACGTCGCGCCTTGCGCGCAGAAGCCCCTGTTCACCTGCTGGGCGAGCTGCTACCGGACCTGGAACGCGCCGTGCTCGCCGCCGACCAGACCCGCCAGCAACGCGCCATCGAAACCATCAAGGCACTGCAGGAGCTGATTGAGCAGTTGCACGAATGCGACCCACCGAAAGAGGTGGCCCGCAGCCTGCGCGAGCTTGATCGTCAGCTCGATGAGCAGGCCGATCTGCCGCGCCTGCTACCGGCCTGGCTGGCCGAGCTGCAGCACCTGCAACGCCAAACGTTGCAGCAGGAACAGCCTGCCGCCGCTGGTGGCTTGTGGTCACGACTGCTGGGCCGCAAGGAGCGAGCCGGCCAAGCGGCCGCTGCCGACAAGCAAATCGATACTGCCGACGACACCCCGCTTGCCAGCGCCCCGGCGCCGGAACCCCCGGCCAGCGTTGAAGCGGTGCCCAGCGGCAATATCAGTGGCGAAGAGCAGCATTTTTCGCAGCTGGCCGCCCATATCGAATCGATTTTATTGCGCCTGCTGAGCGAGCTACAGGTGCTGGAACGCCAGCAGAACGCCCGTGACCAGCTACGCGACCAGGTCAGCAAAGGCCTTAACTGGTACGAGCTGACCGCCGTACTGGACTCGCTCTGCGAGCTGGTACTGGGCGCTCAGCAAAGCCGACAGGCGGATTTCGAGCGCTATCTGCAGCAGCTCAACCAGCGTCTTAGCCAGTTCCAGGGCAACCTGGAAGACGCCCAGAGCAGTTACAGCGGCTCGCTGGATGCCGAGCGCGAGCTGGCCGGCGCCATTCGTGGACAGGTGGAGCTGATCAACGACAACGTGCGCGCTGCCGACGACCTGAACACCCTGAAGGCCAACGTCGAAACCCGCCTCAACAGCCTGCTGGATAACATTGATGAAGCCCGCGCCCTGCGCGAGCAGCGCGACAACGAAGTCGCCGAGCGCCTGTCCACCATGGTCGAGCGCATCCAGGTGATGGAGCTGGAAGCGCAAACCTTCCGCCGACACCTGGAGGAACAGCGCCAGCAGGCGATGGTCGACACCCTCACCGGGCTCGCCAATCGCAGCGGCTTGCAACAGCGCATGGACGAGGAGTTTGAACGCTGGCAGCGCTACGGCGGCCGACTGCTGCTGGTGGTGCTGGATGTAGACAACTTCAAGTCGATCAATGACCGTTTCGGACACCTGGCCGGCGACAAGGTGCTGCGGCTGATTGCCCAGCAGCTGTCACGCCGCCTGCGCAAGACCGACTTTATCGGCCGCTTCGGTGGCGAAGAGTTTGTTATTTTGATGCCCGGCATTAGCCCCGAACAAGGCGTTGTGGCGCTGGAAGAGCTGCGCGAAGGCATCGCCGGCACACCCTTTCACTTCAAGAACGAGCCAGTGCCGGTCACCATCTCCATTGGCGCCACTGAGTTCCTGCCCAACGACTCCCTGGACAGCACCTTCGATCGCGCCGACAAGGCGATGTACCAGGCCAAGGAGCAGGGCCGCAACAGGGTGGTGCACGCGGCGAATCCATGA
- a CDS encoding endonuclease/exonuclease/phosphatase family protein encodes MLSVGNINSRRTTRGHMAPGELRTNDLCATDRQPLPDVLRLLSFNIQVGINTQRYHHYLTRSWQHLLPHAGRQRQLGRVAQLLGEFDLVALQEVDGGSLRSGFVNQVEHLARESGFPYWYQQLNRNLGRFAQHSNGLLSRFAPDLLEDHKLPGILPGRGAILTQFGQGEDSLLVVMMHLALSPKGRANQLAYVRERIADHRHVVLMGDMNTHAEDLLECSPLKGANLQAPDLPGTYPSWRPARVLDHILISPSLEIARVDVLPQAISDHLPVAMHIKLPSSLCQDPTPSDLSPSS; translated from the coding sequence ATGCTGTCGGTTGGCAACATCAACAGTCGCCGCACTACCCGGGGCCACATGGCGCCGGGTGAGCTGCGTACCAATGACCTGTGCGCCACCGACCGACAGCCACTACCCGATGTGCTGCGCCTGCTGAGTTTCAATATCCAGGTCGGTATCAATACCCAACGCTATCACCACTACCTGACCCGCAGCTGGCAGCACCTGCTACCGCACGCCGGGCGCCAGCGGCAGTTGGGGCGGGTAGCACAGCTGCTGGGCGAGTTTGACCTGGTCGCGCTGCAGGAGGTCGACGGCGGCAGCCTGCGTTCCGGCTTCGTCAACCAGGTTGAGCACCTCGCCCGCGAAAGCGGCTTTCCCTACTGGTACCAGCAACTCAACCGCAACCTCGGGCGCTTCGCTCAGCATTCCAATGGTTTACTCAGTCGCTTTGCCCCGGACCTGCTCGAAGATCACAAGCTGCCAGGCATACTGCCTGGACGCGGCGCCATCCTGACACAGTTCGGACAGGGCGAAGACTCGCTGCTGGTGGTCATGATGCATCTGGCGCTGAGTCCCAAAGGACGGGCAAACCAGTTGGCCTACGTACGCGAGCGCATTGCCGACCATCGCCATGTGGTGCTGATGGGTGACATGAACACCCACGCCGAAGACCTGCTAGAGTGTTCTCCGCTCAAAGGCGCCAACCTGCAGGCGCCCGACCTGCCTGGCACCTATCCCAGCTGGCGCCCGGCGCGCGTGCTGGACCATATTCTGATCAGCCCCAGCCTGGAAATCGCCCGGGTTGACGTACTACCGCAAGCCATTTCCGATCACCTGCCGGTGGCCATGCATATCAAGCTGCCGAGCAGCCTGTGTCAGGACCCGACGCCCTCCGACCTGTCCCCCTCATCCTAG